Proteins encoded by one window of Primulina huaijiensis isolate GDHJ02 chromosome 1, ASM1229523v2, whole genome shotgun sequence:
- the LOC140960844 gene encoding probable aspartic proteinase GIP2, with translation NQYYTTIQIGANFTTFNTVIDLGGKFAWFNSIDYFESASGYRPILCGTQQCRIANGIGCVFCFLSPPVPGCTNNTCSDYALNPFSGTQGYSGLGQDTLHVFSTRGDRYDLKDFPFQFSDPVLREELASQTAGLVGLGRTRISLQAQIASAFKVRQQFALCIPSTGNEGKLIVGQGNYNSPFEVISKKLTTTSLIRNPVSTDMNERIGNLSVEYFINVKSIKVGNKALSLNNTLLSINKRTGTGGTNLRTVRHYTILHRSIYRALVNRFVAAAASKNIKRVASVSPFGACFDSKTIINTKTGPDVPNIDFVLDTTSVFWRFLGSNSMVKVNNDVTCLAFLDGGVDPFTSIVLGGYQMQDYLLEFDVASSKLRFSSSLLALGTSCSQFGAS, from the coding sequence AACCAATACTACACCACTATTCAAATAGGTGCAAATTTCACAACTTTCAATACGGTCATTGATCTTGGTGGAAAATTTGCATGGTTCAACTCTATCGACTACTTCGAATCAGCTTCCGGCTACCGCCCAATCCTCTGCGGCACTCAGCAGTGTCGGATCGCCAACGGGATTGGATGCGTCTtctgtttcttgtctcccccggTTCCCGGGTGCACAAACAACACGTGCTCGGATTACGCCCTCAACCCGTTTTCGGGCACGCAGGGATACAGCGGCCTCGGACAGGACACACTGCACGTGTTTTCGACTCGTGGAGATAGGTATGATTTGAAAGATTTCCCCTTTCAGTTCTCTGATCCTGTCCTCAGGGAAGAATTGGCTAGCCAGACGGCGGGATTGGTCGGATTAGGCAGGACTCGAATTTCGTTGCAGGCGCAGATCGCATCAGCTTTCAAAGTTCGCCAGCAGTTCGCACTCTGCATTCCGTCTACTGGAAACGAAGGGAAATTGATCGTCGGACAGGGGAATTACAACAGCCCGTTTGAAGTAATATCTAAGAAGCTTACCACAACCTCCCTGATAAGAAATCCTGTCAGCACAGATATGAATGAGCGAATCGGGAACTTATCAGTTGAATATTTCATAAACGTGAAATCCATCAAAGTTGGAAACAAAGCTCTTTCACTCAACAACACTTTGCTTTCGATCAACAAGAGAACGGGTACCGGTGGCACAAATCTCCGAACCGTGAGGCACTACACAATTCTCCACAGGTCAATATATAGGGCCCTGGTTAACAGATTTGTTGCAGCTGCTGCATCGAAAAACATAAAAAGGGTCGCTTCGGTATCTCCTTTCGGGGCCTGTTTTGATTCAAAGACGATCATAAACACCAAGACAGGGCCCGATGTCCCGAATATTGACTTTGTGCTGGATACAACCAGTGTTTTCTGGAGATTTTTGGGGTCAAATTCAATGGTTAAAGTAAACAACGACGTCACGTGCCTCGCATTTTTGGATGGAGGGGTGGATCCATTTACTTCTATAGTTCTGGGAGGATACCAAATGCAGGATTATCTTCTTGAGTTCGATGTTGCTTCCTCGAAGCTCAGGTTCAGTTCTTCACTGCTGGCGCTTGGTACAAGCTGTTCCCAGTTCGGGGCTTCCTAG
- the LOC140975253 gene encoding ultraviolet-B receptor UVR8 isoform X2, translating to MTISRTYFFLKKLAPCSNLKKDKAKLAFSSCFRRWVSAESRQLDEIAKELSKGKSFAALWGNGDYGRLGFGNLQSEWRPKTISPSAFDDQILREVACGGAHTLFLTENGDVYATGINDFGQLGVSDSNSYTSPLRVSGIPSRVVRISAGYHHSAAVTVDGELYIWGKNANGQLGLGKKAEKIIPVPVKVQCLDGVTIKIASLGFEHSIAVTDKGEALSWGDGESGRLGHGHELSILGFQKSSSEYTPRLIKELEGVKVKNVSAGMLHSACICENGSLYFFGERELGTWGFGKAKMATTPSTVYPLPLSDEVACGGYHTCVITSNLYGGDLYAWGSNENGCLGIGCTEVIYSPERVQGPFLKQPVTQVSCGWKHTAAISGGDIYTWGWGGSNGTFKEDGHSPGGQLGHGDDVDYIEPALLDFYKNVKALQVSCGFNHTAALFEYKPV from the exons ATGACAATTTCAAGAActtattttttcttgaaaaaactcgcaccttgttcaaatttgaaGAAAGATAAAGCAAAATTAGCCTTCTCATCATGTTTTAGAAGGTGGGTTTCCGCTGAAAGTCGCCAACTTGATGAGATTGCTAAAGAATTGAGTAAAGGGAAAAGTTTTGCTGCTCTGTGGGGAAACGGGGATTATGGCAGACTTGGGTTCGGGAATTTGCAGTCTGAGTGGAGGCCTAAGACCATTTCTCCATCAGCTTTCGATGATCAGATTCTGAGAGAGGTAGCCTGTGGCGGTGCTCACACTCTTTTTCTCACAG AAAACGGGGATGTGTATGCTACCGGAATCAATGACTTTGGACAGCTAGGAGTTTCAGATTCGAACAGTTATACATCT CCTCTCAGGGTTTCTGGAATTCCTAGCAGGGTTGTTAGAATTTCTGCTGGTTACCATCATTCGGCTGCTGTTACGG TGGACGGAGAACTCTATATATGGGGAAAGAATGCAAATGGACAGCTTGGTCTCGGAAAAA AGGCAGAAAAGATAATACCTGTCCCCGTCAAAGTTCAGTGCTTGGATGGAGTCACCATTAAAATAGCATCTTTAGGGTTTGAGCACTCTATTGCTGTTACAG ATAAAGGCGAGGCCTTGAGTTGGGGTGATGGAGAGTCAGGGAGACTTGGTCATGGACATGAACTAAGCATTTTGGGATTTCAAAAAAGCAGCAG TGAGTATACACCGCGGCTAATCAAAGAACTCGAGGGAGTCAAG GTTAAAAATGTTTCTGCTGGAATGCTACACTCTGCCTGTATTTGTG AAAATGGCTCTTTGTATTTCTTTGGTGAAAGGGAGTTAGGAACATGG GGCTTCGGCAAAGCAAAGATGGCAACTACACCATCTACAGTCTACCCTTTGCCACTCTCAGACGAAGTTGCATGTGGTGGTTATCACACCTGTGTCATTACAAGTAATCTTT ATGGTGGAGATCTGTATGCATGGGGCTCCAATGAAAATGGCTGTCTCGGCATTGG CTGCACAGAAGTAATTTATTCACCGGAAAGAGTCCAAGGTCCATTTTTGAAGCAACCTGTTACTCAG GTATCCTGTGGTTGGAAGCACACAGCAGCAATTTCTG GAGGCGATATTTACACATGGGGCTGGGGAGGTTCAAATGGAACATTTAAAGAAGATGGACATTCTCCTGGCGGACAATTG GGTCATGGCGATGACGTTGACTACATCGAGCCCGCTCTGCTCGACTTTTACAAGAATGTAAAAGCACTACAAGTATCTTGTGGATTTAATCATACAGCTGCCTTATTTGAATACAAACCAGTCTAA
- the LOC140975253 gene encoding ultraviolet-B receptor UVR8 isoform X1: MTISRTYFFLKKLAPCSNLKKDKAKLAFSSCFRRWVSAESRQLDEIAKELSKGKSFAALWGNGDYGRLGFGNLQSEWRPKTISPSAFDDQILREVACGGAHTLFLTENGDVYATGINDFGQLGVSDSNSYTSKPLRVSGIPSRVVRISAGYHHSAAVTVDGELYIWGKNANGQLGLGKKAEKIIPVPVKVQCLDGVTIKIASLGFEHSIAVTDKGEALSWGDGESGRLGHGHELSILGFQKSSSEYTPRLIKELEGVKVKNVSAGMLHSACICENGSLYFFGERELGTWGFGKAKMATTPSTVYPLPLSDEVACGGYHTCVITSNLYGGDLYAWGSNENGCLGIGCTEVIYSPERVQGPFLKQPVTQVSCGWKHTAAISGGDIYTWGWGGSNGTFKEDGHSPGGQLGHGDDVDYIEPALLDFYKNVKALQVSCGFNHTAALFEYKPV; encoded by the exons ATGACAATTTCAAGAActtattttttcttgaaaaaactcgcaccttgttcaaatttgaaGAAAGATAAAGCAAAATTAGCCTTCTCATCATGTTTTAGAAGGTGGGTTTCCGCTGAAAGTCGCCAACTTGATGAGATTGCTAAAGAATTGAGTAAAGGGAAAAGTTTTGCTGCTCTGTGGGGAAACGGGGATTATGGCAGACTTGGGTTCGGGAATTTGCAGTCTGAGTGGAGGCCTAAGACCATTTCTCCATCAGCTTTCGATGATCAGATTCTGAGAGAGGTAGCCTGTGGCGGTGCTCACACTCTTTTTCTCACAG AAAACGGGGATGTGTATGCTACCGGAATCAATGACTTTGGACAGCTAGGAGTTTCAGATTCGAACAGTTATACATCT AAGCCTCTCAGGGTTTCTGGAATTCCTAGCAGGGTTGTTAGAATTTCTGCTGGTTACCATCATTCGGCTGCTGTTACGG TGGACGGAGAACTCTATATATGGGGAAAGAATGCAAATGGACAGCTTGGTCTCGGAAAAA AGGCAGAAAAGATAATACCTGTCCCCGTCAAAGTTCAGTGCTTGGATGGAGTCACCATTAAAATAGCATCTTTAGGGTTTGAGCACTCTATTGCTGTTACAG ATAAAGGCGAGGCCTTGAGTTGGGGTGATGGAGAGTCAGGGAGACTTGGTCATGGACATGAACTAAGCATTTTGGGATTTCAAAAAAGCAGCAG TGAGTATACACCGCGGCTAATCAAAGAACTCGAGGGAGTCAAG GTTAAAAATGTTTCTGCTGGAATGCTACACTCTGCCTGTATTTGTG AAAATGGCTCTTTGTATTTCTTTGGTGAAAGGGAGTTAGGAACATGG GGCTTCGGCAAAGCAAAGATGGCAACTACACCATCTACAGTCTACCCTTTGCCACTCTCAGACGAAGTTGCATGTGGTGGTTATCACACCTGTGTCATTACAAGTAATCTTT ATGGTGGAGATCTGTATGCATGGGGCTCCAATGAAAATGGCTGTCTCGGCATTGG CTGCACAGAAGTAATTTATTCACCGGAAAGAGTCCAAGGTCCATTTTTGAAGCAACCTGTTACTCAG GTATCCTGTGGTTGGAAGCACACAGCAGCAATTTCTG GAGGCGATATTTACACATGGGGCTGGGGAGGTTCAAATGGAACATTTAAAGAAGATGGACATTCTCCTGGCGGACAATTG GGTCATGGCGATGACGTTGACTACATCGAGCCCGCTCTGCTCGACTTTTACAAGAATGTAAAAGCACTACAAGTATCTTGTGGATTTAATCATACAGCTGCCTTATTTGAATACAAACCAGTCTAA
- the LOC140975253 gene encoding ultraviolet-B receptor UVR8 isoform X3, with amino-acid sequence MTISRTYFFLKKLAPCSNLKKDKAKLAFSSCFRRWVSAESRQLDEIAKELSKGKSFAALWGNGDYGRLGFGNLQSEWRPKTISPSAFDDQILREVACGGAHTLFLTENGDVYATGINDFGQLGVSDSNSYTSKPLRVSGIPSRVVRISAGYHHSAAVTVDGELYIWGKNANGQLGLGKKAEKIIPVPVKVQCLDGVTIKIASLGFEHSIAVTDKGEALSWGDGESGRLGHGHELSILGFQKSSSEYTPRLIKELEGVKVKNVSAGMLHSACICENGSLYFFGERELGTWGFGKAKMATTPSTVYPLPLSDEVACGGYHTCVITNGGDLYAWGSNENGCLGIGCTEVIYSPERVQGPFLKQPVTQVSCGWKHTAAISGGDIYTWGWGGSNGTFKEDGHSPGGQLGHGDDVDYIEPALLDFYKNVKALQVSCGFNHTAALFEYKPV; translated from the exons ATGACAATTTCAAGAActtattttttcttgaaaaaactcgcaccttgttcaaatttgaaGAAAGATAAAGCAAAATTAGCCTTCTCATCATGTTTTAGAAGGTGGGTTTCCGCTGAAAGTCGCCAACTTGATGAGATTGCTAAAGAATTGAGTAAAGGGAAAAGTTTTGCTGCTCTGTGGGGAAACGGGGATTATGGCAGACTTGGGTTCGGGAATTTGCAGTCTGAGTGGAGGCCTAAGACCATTTCTCCATCAGCTTTCGATGATCAGATTCTGAGAGAGGTAGCCTGTGGCGGTGCTCACACTCTTTTTCTCACAG AAAACGGGGATGTGTATGCTACCGGAATCAATGACTTTGGACAGCTAGGAGTTTCAGATTCGAACAGTTATACATCT AAGCCTCTCAGGGTTTCTGGAATTCCTAGCAGGGTTGTTAGAATTTCTGCTGGTTACCATCATTCGGCTGCTGTTACGG TGGACGGAGAACTCTATATATGGGGAAAGAATGCAAATGGACAGCTTGGTCTCGGAAAAA AGGCAGAAAAGATAATACCTGTCCCCGTCAAAGTTCAGTGCTTGGATGGAGTCACCATTAAAATAGCATCTTTAGGGTTTGAGCACTCTATTGCTGTTACAG ATAAAGGCGAGGCCTTGAGTTGGGGTGATGGAGAGTCAGGGAGACTTGGTCATGGACATGAACTAAGCATTTTGGGATTTCAAAAAAGCAGCAG TGAGTATACACCGCGGCTAATCAAAGAACTCGAGGGAGTCAAG GTTAAAAATGTTTCTGCTGGAATGCTACACTCTGCCTGTATTTGTG AAAATGGCTCTTTGTATTTCTTTGGTGAAAGGGAGTTAGGAACATGG GGCTTCGGCAAAGCAAAGATGGCAACTACACCATCTACAGTCTACCCTTTGCCACTCTCAGACGAAGTTGCATGTGGTGGTTATCACACCTGTGTCATTACAA ATGGTGGAGATCTGTATGCATGGGGCTCCAATGAAAATGGCTGTCTCGGCATTGG CTGCACAGAAGTAATTTATTCACCGGAAAGAGTCCAAGGTCCATTTTTGAAGCAACCTGTTACTCAG GTATCCTGTGGTTGGAAGCACACAGCAGCAATTTCTG GAGGCGATATTTACACATGGGGCTGGGGAGGTTCAAATGGAACATTTAAAGAAGATGGACATTCTCCTGGCGGACAATTG GGTCATGGCGATGACGTTGACTACATCGAGCCCGCTCTGCTCGACTTTTACAAGAATGTAAAAGCACTACAAGTATCTTGTGGATTTAATCATACAGCTGCCTTATTTGAATACAAACCAGTCTAA
- the LOC140975240 gene encoding diacylglycerol kinase 2-like yields MNDLSIPLLRLLAYSSLDAGCIFGWLITGSFGLFALIYAFLKWEKKTSLNWLKAAAKAKKQAWKKLKIPLSHHTWLEDFACGGKPSTCCVCLNSLVSPQSLGMKATPSSPIHRCSVCGVAVHFCCSQFAATDCKCVAQFGSSELQHHWSERWINLDDNPEMNAFCSYCDEPCGIPFISSSPAWHCLWCQRLIHVQCQIKMSEESSDVCDLGSLRRLILSPLCVKDGESERLSFVTDEIIASSVRGHIRRKRHRNKQGSNRRSNGKVPESSAAKRTLQYVLDGLVDFKISNGGKGNDHYLKGNKLLSKKGTLNGLANKKNEISLCGKSKKSMLVDLPSDARPLLVFINAKSGAQNGPILRRRLNMLLNPVQIIELSSSQALEAGLELFRNVQNFRVLVCGGDGTVAWVLNAIERYNFRSPPPVAILPLGTGNDLSRVLQWGGGFSVIEGQGGLSNFLHDIDQGAVTMLDRWKVNITENKIGGESCEVKSKFMMNYLGIGCDAKVAYEFHMNREENPKKFHSQFVNKLRYAREGARDMMDRACADLPWQVWLEVDQKDIQIPKDAEGLIVLNIGSYMGGVDLWQNDYEHDDNFYQQGMHDKMLEVVCVSGSWHLGKLQVGLSQATRLAQGEVIRIHLSRPFPVQIDGEPFIQQPGCLEVTHHGQVFMLRRASGTEGPRGHAAAIMTDVLADAECKGIINASQKKLLLQDIALHLS; encoded by the exons ATGAATGACTTAAGTATTCCTCTTTTAAGGTTGTTGGCCTATTCAAGCCTGGATGCTGGCTGTATTTTTGGATGGCTAATTACTGGCTCCTTTGGACTTTTTGCTCTTATATATGCATTCCTGAAATGGGAGAAAAAAACATCTCTCAACTGGCTTAAAGCTGCTGCCAAAGCAAAGAAACAAGCATGGAAGAAACTTAAAATACCCTTATCACATCATACATGGTTGGAAGATTTTGCTTGTGGCGGAAAACCGTCAACATGCTGTGTTTGCTTAAATTCTCTAGTGTCCCCACAGTCCTTAGGAATGAAAGCCACGCCAAGTTCTCCAATACATCGATGTTCTGTTTGTGGTGTTGCAGTTCATTTTTGTTGTTCTCAATTTGCAGCAACAGATTGCAAATGTGTAGCCCAATTTGGTAGTAGCGAATTACAACATCATTGGTCAGAAAGATGGATTAATCTGGATGATAACCCTGAGATGAATGCTTTTTGTTCTTACTGTGACGAACCTTGCGGCATCCCTTTCATTAGTTCATCTCCAGCATGGCATTGCTTATGGTGTCAGCGTCTCATACATGTTCAGTGTCAAATTAAGATGTCTGAAGAGTCTAGTGATGTGTGTGATCTAGGTTCTCTAAGAAGATTGATTCTTTCTCCCCTTTGCGTGAAAGATGGTGAAAGTGAGAGATTAAGTTTTGTTACAGATGAAATAATTGCTTCTTCAGTTCGTGGGCATATTAGAAGAAAGAGACATCGCAACAAACAAGGAAGTAATCGCCGTAGCAATGGCAAGGTACCAGAAAGTTCTGCTGCCAAGAGAACGCTTCAATATGTTCTTGACGGTCTTGTTGATTTCAAGATTTCTAATGGTGGAAAAGGCAATGATCATTATTTGAAGGGTAACAAACTACTTAGCAAGAAAGGTACTCTCAATGGGTTGGCCAATAAGAAAAATGAGATTTCTCTTTGTGGCAAATCTAAGAAGTCGATGCTTGTGGACTTGCCCTCAGATGCCAGACCTCTTTTGGTCTTCATTAATGCCAAGAGTGGTGCCCAAAATGGGCCAATCCTGCGGAGAAGATTGAATATGCTATTGAACCCTGTACAG ATAATTGAACTCAGCTCATCACAAGCTCTTGAAGCTGGTTTGGAACTATTTAGAAATGTGCAAAACTTTAGAGTTTTGGTCTGTGGTGGAGATGGAACAGTTGCCTGGGTTCTTAACGCAATCGAGAGGTACAATTTTAGGTCACCTCCACCTGTTGCCATTCTTCCTTTAGGAACTGGAAATGATTTGTCAAGAGTCCTGCAATGGGGTGGAGGTTTTTCAGTCATAGAGGGGCAAGGTGGCTTGAGCAATTTTCTGCATGATATAGATCAAGGAGCAGTGACAATGCTTGATCGCTGGAAAGTCAACATAACAGAAAACAAAATTGGTGGGGAATCTTGTGAAGTGAAATCAAAGTTTATGATGAATTACTTAG GTATTGGATGTGATGCAAAGGTTGCATATGAATTTCACATGAACAGGGAAGAAAATCCCAAAAAGTTCCATAGTCAG TTTGTAAATAAATTAAGGTATGCAAGAGAAGGTGCAAGGGATATGATGGACAGAGCTTGTGCCGACTTGCCATGGCAAGTCTGGCTCGAGGTTGATCAGAAAGATATCCAGATACCAAAG GATGCTGAAGGTTTGATTGTGCTCAATATCGGCAGCTATATGGGTGGAGTTGACCTTTGGCAAAATGATTATGAACACGACGACAATTTCTATCAGCAGGGAATGCATGACAAAATGCTTGAAGTTGTTTGTGTTTCGGGATCATGGCACCTTGGCAAGCTTCAG GTTGGACTTTCGCAAGCAACAAGGCTAGCGCAAGGGGAAGTCATAAGGATTCACTTGTCACGTCCTTTTCCAGTGCAAATTGATGGGGAACCTTTTATCCAGCAACCTGGATGTCTAGAAGTAACACATCATGGGCAG GTGTTCATGTTACGGAGAGCATCAGGAACAGAAGGACCAAGAGGCCACGCAGCTGCAATAATGACCGATGTTTTAGCCGACGCAGAATGCAAAGGCATTATCAATGCGTCTCAAAAGAAGTTGCTTCTTCAAGATATTGCTCTTCATCTTTCTTGA
- the LOC140975253 gene encoding ultraviolet-B receptor UVR8 isoform X4 codes for MTISRTYFFLKKLAPCSNLKKDKAKLAFSSCFRRWVSAESRQLDEIAKELSKGKSFAALWGNGDYGRLGFGNLQSEWRPKTISPSAFDDQILREVACGGAHTLFLTENGDVYATGINDFGQLGVSDSNSYTSKPLRVSGIPSRVVRISAGYHHSAAVTVDGELYIWGKNANGQLGLGKKAEKIIPVPVKVQCLDGVTIKIASLGFEHSIAVTDKGEALSWGDGESGRLGHGHELSILGFQKSSSEYTPRLIKELEGVKVKNVSAGMLHSACICENGSLYFFGERELGTWGFGKAKMATTPSTVYPLPLSDEVACGGYHTCVITSNLYGGDLYAWGSNENGCLGIGCTEVIYSPERVQGPFLKQPVTQVSCGWKHTAAISGGDIYTWGWGGSNGTFKEDGHSPGGQLVRLNLSYILCTLFLY; via the exons ATGACAATTTCAAGAActtattttttcttgaaaaaactcgcaccttgttcaaatttgaaGAAAGATAAAGCAAAATTAGCCTTCTCATCATGTTTTAGAAGGTGGGTTTCCGCTGAAAGTCGCCAACTTGATGAGATTGCTAAAGAATTGAGTAAAGGGAAAAGTTTTGCTGCTCTGTGGGGAAACGGGGATTATGGCAGACTTGGGTTCGGGAATTTGCAGTCTGAGTGGAGGCCTAAGACCATTTCTCCATCAGCTTTCGATGATCAGATTCTGAGAGAGGTAGCCTGTGGCGGTGCTCACACTCTTTTTCTCACAG AAAACGGGGATGTGTATGCTACCGGAATCAATGACTTTGGACAGCTAGGAGTTTCAGATTCGAACAGTTATACATCT AAGCCTCTCAGGGTTTCTGGAATTCCTAGCAGGGTTGTTAGAATTTCTGCTGGTTACCATCATTCGGCTGCTGTTACGG TGGACGGAGAACTCTATATATGGGGAAAGAATGCAAATGGACAGCTTGGTCTCGGAAAAA AGGCAGAAAAGATAATACCTGTCCCCGTCAAAGTTCAGTGCTTGGATGGAGTCACCATTAAAATAGCATCTTTAGGGTTTGAGCACTCTATTGCTGTTACAG ATAAAGGCGAGGCCTTGAGTTGGGGTGATGGAGAGTCAGGGAGACTTGGTCATGGACATGAACTAAGCATTTTGGGATTTCAAAAAAGCAGCAG TGAGTATACACCGCGGCTAATCAAAGAACTCGAGGGAGTCAAG GTTAAAAATGTTTCTGCTGGAATGCTACACTCTGCCTGTATTTGTG AAAATGGCTCTTTGTATTTCTTTGGTGAAAGGGAGTTAGGAACATGG GGCTTCGGCAAAGCAAAGATGGCAACTACACCATCTACAGTCTACCCTTTGCCACTCTCAGACGAAGTTGCATGTGGTGGTTATCACACCTGTGTCATTACAAGTAATCTTT ATGGTGGAGATCTGTATGCATGGGGCTCCAATGAAAATGGCTGTCTCGGCATTGG CTGCACAGAAGTAATTTATTCACCGGAAAGAGTCCAAGGTCCATTTTTGAAGCAACCTGTTACTCAG GTATCCTGTGGTTGGAAGCACACAGCAGCAATTTCTG GAGGCGATATTTACACATGGGGCTGGGGAGGTTCAAATGGAACATTTAAAGAAGATGGACATTCTCCTGGCGGACAATTGGTTCGCTTAAACTTATCTTATATTCTGTGCA CCTTATTCCTTTATTGA